The following coding sequences are from one Paenibacillus tundrae window:
- the coaBC gene encoding bifunctional phosphopantothenoylcysteine decarboxylase/phosphopantothenate--cysteine ligase CoaBC: MLNGKKIVLGVTGGIAAYKAATLCSRLVQRGADVHVIMTESAKQFITELTLQTLTRNVVYSDTFDEREPSVVSHIHLADLADLVLVAPATANVIAKMAHGMADDMLSTTLLATTAPVMIAPAMNVHMYDHPAVQHNMNLLVQRGTLMIEPSEGQLACGYVGKGRLEEPDTIVDVVEQFFAAKASGNNTGQVSYVPAPAINPMTTQTATEAQLLTGKKVVVTAGGTIERIDPVRYITNDSSGKMGFAVAAIAQELGAEVTLIMGNTQVSPPANVQVIRVQSADEMYDAVLSQWDEADIVVKAAAVADYRPKEVYKEKLKKTGDTLSLELIKNIDILETLGKQKTHQFLIGFAAETNDIERYAREKLERKNCDLIVANDVTRAGVGFGTDTNAVNIYDREGLVEELQVMAKEDVARQLLSIAAERIAGGN, translated from the coding sequence ATGTTGAACGGCAAAAAGATCGTGCTTGGAGTCACGGGAGGCATCGCTGCTTACAAAGCGGCAACACTATGCAGTAGACTTGTGCAAAGAGGAGCGGATGTTCATGTCATCATGACGGAATCTGCTAAACAGTTTATTACGGAGTTAACACTGCAAACGTTGACGCGTAATGTTGTATATAGCGATACGTTTGATGAGCGCGAACCATCGGTTGTTTCACATATTCATTTGGCTGATCTCGCCGATCTTGTATTGGTAGCTCCAGCCACCGCGAATGTGATTGCAAAAATGGCACATGGCATGGCGGATGATATGTTATCCACCACGCTCCTAGCTACTACTGCTCCAGTAATGATTGCACCGGCTATGAATGTTCATATGTATGATCACCCAGCTGTGCAACATAATATGAACCTATTAGTCCAGCGTGGAACGTTAATGATTGAGCCAAGCGAAGGACAATTGGCCTGTGGTTATGTAGGCAAAGGAAGGCTTGAAGAGCCAGACACAATCGTTGACGTGGTTGAACAATTTTTCGCTGCTAAAGCGAGTGGCAACAATACTGGACAGGTATCCTATGTTCCGGCACCCGCTATCAACCCTATGACCACACAAACGGCTACAGAAGCACAGCTATTAACAGGAAAAAAAGTTGTTGTCACAGCGGGAGGTACCATTGAACGTATTGACCCTGTTCGCTACATTACGAATGACTCTTCAGGCAAGATGGGCTTTGCAGTTGCGGCTATAGCGCAGGAGCTTGGAGCTGAAGTTACACTCATCATGGGCAATACACAGGTCAGCCCACCTGCGAATGTACAGGTAATTCGGGTGCAGTCTGCTGATGAAATGTATGATGCTGTCCTAAGCCAATGGGATGAAGCAGATATTGTAGTGAAGGCAGCGGCTGTAGCTGATTATCGCCCTAAAGAAGTTTATAAGGAAAAGTTGAAGAAAACTGGCGATACATTATCGCTTGAACTTATTAAAAATATAGATATTCTCGAAACCTTAGGGAAGCAGAAGACCCATCAATTTCTGATCGGTTTTGCAGCAGAGACGAATGATATTGAACGGTATGCACGAGAAAAACTGGAACGGAAAAACTGTGATCTGATCGTAGCCAATGATGTCACCCGTGCAGGTGTAGGATTTGGAACAGATACCAATGCGGTGAACATTTATGACCGTGAGGGTTTGGTAGAAGAGCTTCAGGTAATGGCCAAGGAAGACGTGGCACGCCAGTTGCTTTCAATTGCGGCGGAGCGCATTGCCGGGGGGAATTAA